The following proteins come from a genomic window of Salvia hispanica cultivar TCC Black 2014 chromosome 4, UniMelb_Shisp_WGS_1.0, whole genome shotgun sequence:
- the LOC125222638 gene encoding leucine-rich repeat receptor-like serine/threonine-protein kinase BAM1 translates to MIDSLPIHKLQLFHISSAFNPITLLLLHSRRRSTSRNLFPFYTPTSLPMKHSTQIMIPFIVLLIIASLVNTSVSSTLISDFHALIALKQGFEFPNSGISTWNSTNPMSICSWSGVKCLHGRVVSLDLSNMALYGSVSPVISRLDRLIELSIDGNNFTGEIKLESMSSLRFLNISNNQLSGSLDWNYSSLPNLQVIDVYNNNFSSGLPLGLLSLSNLKHLELGGNYFYGSIPPSYGDLAGLEYLSLTGNDLQGRIPRELGNLTNLKEIYLGYFNMFEGGIPQEFGKLTNLEHFDLSSCDLDGSIPPELGNLKSLDTLFLHVNRLSGPIPRELGNLTKLVNLDLSLNALTGEIPYELINLSRIRLLNLFMNRLHGSIPDFVAEYPEMETLALWMNNFTGVIPRNLGQNQRLQVLDLSSNKLTGTVPHNLCESGQLRILILRKNFFFGSIPQDLGTCLSLVRVRLGENFFNGSIPSTLIYLPQLNFLELQNNMLSGALSENTDSSSKNQSKLGQMNLSNNQLSGPLPFSLSNFSSLQILLLGANNFSGPIPPSVGELHQAVKIDLSGNSLTGEIPPEIGECLHLNYLDLSKNNLTGPIPPEISNIRILNYLNLSRNHLSDSIPPSIGTMKSLTTADFSFNNLSGRLPETGQFSMFNATSFAGNPQLCGSTVNNPCNATGGTATKSHNAFKLVFAVGLLLCSLVFATAAIAKAKSFKRGSGADSWKMTAFQKAEFTVAEVAECVKDGNVIGRGGAGIVYHGKMANGVEIAVKKLLGLNSMNRHDHGFKAEIRTLGNIRHRNIVRLLAFCSNKEANLLVYEYMRNGSLGEALHGKKGGVSLSWNLRYKIAIDSAKGLCYLHHDCSPLIVHRDVKSNNILLNSNFEAHVADFGLAKFLVDGAASQCMSAIAGSYGYIAPEYAYTLRVDEKSDVYSFGVVVLELVTGRRPVGEFGEGVDIVQWVKCSTKCRKEEVSRILDPRLTVVPKDEAMHLFFVAMLCVQENSVERPTMREVVQMLSEFPRQSPSPSLNR, encoded by the exons ATGATTGATTCTTTACCTATACACAAACTTCAACTCTTTCATATTTCCTCTGCTTTCAATCCAATTACCCTTCTCCTCCTTCATAGTCGTCGACGTTCCACCTCTCGAAACTTGTTTCCATTTTACACACCAACCTCACTTCCCATGAAGCATTCCACACAAATAATGATTCCCTTCATTGTTCTACTCATCATAGCATCACTGGTAAATACCTCTGTCTCCTCCACCCTCATATCCGATTTCCACGCGCTGATTGCACTAAAGCAAGGATTCGAGTTCCCAAACTCCGGCATCAGCACGTGGAACTCCACGAACCCAATGTCAATCTGCTCGTGGAGTGGCGTCAAATGCCTCCACGGAAGAGTTGTGTCGCTCGACCTGTCCAACATGGCCTTGTACGGCTCAGTCTCCCCCGTCATTTCAAGGCTGGACAGGCTAATCGAGCTCTCCATCGACGGGAACAACTTCACTGGCGAGATCAAGCTTGAAAGCATGAGCTCCCTCCGCTTCCTCAACATCTCCAACAACCAGTTGAGCGGCAGCCTTGACTGGAACTACTCCAGCCTCCCGAATCTCCAAGTTATTGATGTGTACAACAACAACTTCTCCTCTGGCCTACCTCTCGGGTTGTTGAGCTTGAGCAATCTCAAGCACCTCGAGCTAGGAGGGAACTACTTCTATGGAAGTATACCTCCAAGCTATGGTGACCTAGCCGGACTGGAGTACTTATCACTGACGGGAAACGATCTGCAGGGGAGGATTCCGAGAGAGTTAGGCAACCTCACAAACTTGAAGGAGATATACCTAGGCTACTTCAACATGTTCGAGGGAGGGATCCCTCAAGAGTTTGGCAAGTTGACGAATCTTGAACATTTTGACCTATCCTCGTGCGACCTTGACGGTTCAATCCCTCCAGAGCTGGGGAATCTTAAGTCACTCGACACATTGTTCCTGCACGTAAACCGTCTCTCAGGGCCAATCCCGAGGGAGCTGGGGAATCTGACGAAACTGGTGAATCTTGACCTGTCTCTGAATGCGCTGACGGGTGAGATCCCATATGAGCTCATCAACCTGAGTCGGATCCGGCTGCTTAATCTGTTCATGAACAGGCTGCACGGCTCCATCCCGGACTTTGTGGCTGAGTATCCCGAGATGGAGACACTGGCCCTCTGGATGAACAACTTCACTGGGGTGATACCTAGGAATCTTGGACAGAATCAGCGGCTGCAGGTTCTTGATCTGTCTTCCAACAAGCTAACCGGTACTGTTCCTCACAATTTGTGTGAATCTGGGCAGCTCAGGATCCTTATTCTTCGGaagaatttcttttttggcTCCATTCCACAGGATTTAGGCACGTGTTTGAGCCTTGTGAGAGTCAGGTTGGGAGAGAACTTCTTTAATGGCAGCATTCCTAGTACCTTAATCTACTTGCCTCAGCTTAACTTTCTTGAGCTGCAAAACAATATGCTCTCTGGTGCCCTGTCCGAGAACACCGACTCCTCATCCAAGAATCAATCTAAACTGGGGCAGATGAATCTCTCAAACAATCAGCTTTCCGGTCCCTTACCGTTTTCCCTCTCCAACTTCTCGTCGCTCCAAATCCTATTGCTCGGCGCCAACAACTTCTCCGGCCCCATACCGCCTTCCGTCGGAGAGCTGCACCAGGCAGTGAAGATTGATCTAAGTGGAAACTCTCTGACTGGAGAGATCCCTCCTGAAATCGGTGAATGCCTACATCTCAACTATCTGGACTTGAGCAAGAACAACCTAACCGGCCCAATCCCACCGGAGATATCCAACATTCGAATCCTCAACTACCTAAATCTATCACGGAACCATCTGAGCGACTCCATACCCCCATCCATCGGCACCATGAAAAGCCTCACCACCGCCGATTTCTCCTTCAACAACCTCTCGGGCAGGCTCCCCGAGACAGGGCAGTTCTCGATGTTCAACGCCACCTCCTTCGCAGGCAACCCCCAGCTCTGCGGCTCAACAGTCAACAACCCCTGCAACGCCACCGGCGGCACAGCCACAAAATCGCACAACGCGTTCAAGCTCGTGTTCGCGGTGGGGCTCTTGCTCTGCTCGCTGGTGTTCGCGACGGCTGCGATCGCCAAGGCCAAGTCCTTCAAGAGAGGCAGCGGGGCGGATTCGTGGAAGATGACGGCGTTCCAGAAGGCGGAATTCACGGTGGCGGAGGTGGCGGAGTGCGTCAAGGACGGAAACGTGATAGGGCGGGGAGGGGCGGGGATCGTGTACCACGGGAAAATGGCCAACGGCGTGGAGATCGCGGTGAAGAAGCTTCTAGGGTTGAACAGTATGAACAGGCACGACCACGGGTTCAAAGCTGAGATCAGAACTCTGGGGAATATAAGGCACAGGAACATCGTGAGGCTGCTGGCCTTCTGCTCGAACAAGGAGGCGAACCTCCTTGTGTACGAGTACATGAGGAACGGCAGCTTAGGGGAGGCGTTGCACGGGAAGAAGGGAGGAGTGTCTCTGAGCTGGAATTTGAGGTACAAGATCGCGATTGATTCGGCCAAGGGGCTCTGCTATCTCCACCATGATTGCTCGCCATTGATCGTGCACCGCGACGTCAAGTCCAATAACATTCTGCTCAATTCCAATTTCGAAGCTCACGTCGCCGATTTCGGCCTCGCCAAGTTTTTGGTCGACGGCGCCGCATCGCAGTGCATGTCCGCCATTGCTGGCTCCTACGGCTACATTGCTCCAg AGTACGCGTACACGCTGAGAGTGGACGAGAAGAGCGACGTGTACAGCTTCGGCGTGGTGGTGCTGGAGCTGGTGACGGGGCGGAGGCCGGTTGGGGAGTTCGGGGAAGGGGTGGACATCGTGCAGTGGGTAAAGTGTTCGACGAAATGCCGCAAGGAGGAGGTGAGCCGCATACTGGATCCGCGGCTGACGGTGGTGCCCAAGGATGAGGCGATGCACCTCTTCTTCGTCGCAATGCTGTGCGTGCAGGAGAACAGCGTCGAGCGACCCACCATGAGAGAGGTCGTGCAGATGCTCTCCGAGTTCCCCCGCCAATCACCATCCCCATCACTAAACCGTTAA